CCCTCCGGAAATCGGCTCGAGCCCTGCAATGCAGTTCAGCAGGGTGGACTTACCGCAGCCCGACGGACCTACGAGCACGAGGAAGCCCCCGGCTTCCATGGAAACATTGATCCCTTTCAGGATTTCCACCGCGCCAAAGCTCTTGCACAGATTCCTTATCTCAAGGATCGGTGTCATCCGATCACCCTTTCACGGAGCCCGCGGTCAGCCCACGGATGAAGTATTTGCCGGCCAAGGCGTAGACGAGCAGCGTAGGGAGCGCGGCGATCATGGCGGCGGCCATGTCCACGTTGTATTCCTTCACGCCGGTCGTCGAGTTCACGATATTGTTCAAGGCAACCGTCACGGGTTGCGTGCCCGCTTGGCTGAAGCTCACGCCGAAGAGGAAGTCATTCCAGATCTGGGTAAACTGCCAGATCACGGTGACCATCAAGATCGGCAGGCTGAGCGGCATGAAAATGGACCAGAAGATGCGGAAGAAGCCCGCACCGTCCACCTTGGCCGCCTTCACCAACTCGATCGGGATGGTGACGTAGTAGTTCCGGAAGAACAGCGTGGTGAACCCGATGCCATAGACCACGTGAACGAAGACCAATCCGGAAAGCGTGCCTGCCAGGCCCATGAACCCCAGCATCTGCGCCATCGGCAGCAGCACCACCTGGAACGGTATGAAGCAACCGAACAGCATCAGCGAGAAGATCAGGTTCGCACCGCGGAACTTCCATTGCGCTATCACGTAACCGTTCACCGCCCCGAGAAGGGTCGAGATTGCCACCGCCGGCACCGTCAGCGCCACGGAGTTCCAGAAGTACGGCCGAAGCCCCTCACACTGAATACCGGAGCAGGCGCTGGACCAGGCCGTACCCCAAGCTTCGAGGGTCACCCGGCCCGGTAGCGCAACCAAGCCTCCCGCTCGGATTTCCTCGAGGCTCTTCAGCGACGTGGTGATCATCACGAAAAGCGGCATCAAGTAGAACAGCGCGAACAACCCAAGGACGGCAAACAACAACCAACGCAAGGCCCATTGGCGGCCACCGAACGCACCCGGCAGACTTCGCGTCGCGTCAGTCACGTTTCGCTCTCAGTTCCGAATAGAGGTAGGGCACGACAATCGCAAAGACCACCGCCATCATGACCATCGCCGAACTGGCCGCCTGGCCGAGATTGCCGCGCGAGAACGCCATCGCATACATGTAGGTGGCCGGAAGGTCGGTGGCATAGCCGGGGCCGCCGCCAGTCAAGGCGATGACCAGGTCGAAGCTCTTGATCGCCAGGTGGGCCAGCACGATGAAGGCGGACAGGAATATCGGCGCCATCGAAGGAATGATAATCGCGGAGTAGATGCGCCAGGTGGGAATGCCGTCAATCCTTGCGGCCTTGATGATCTCTTCATCAACGCTGCGCAACCCCGCAAGGAACAGGGCCATGACAAAGCCGCTCGCCTGCCAGACCGCGGCGATGACGATCGCGTAAATCGCCATGTCGGGGTCGATGATCCAATCGAAGGAAAAGGCCTCGAACCCCCAGCCTCGGACCAGCGCCTCGATTCCGAGGCCCGGGTTCATGATCCATTTCCACGCCGTCCCGGTCACGATCATCGAGAGAGCCATGGGGTACAGGTAGATCGTGCGCAGCGCCCCCTCGGCCCTGATCTTCTGGTCGAGAAGAATGGCCAGCAAGAGCCCCAGCAGCATCGAGACCACGATGAACAGGACGCCGAAAATGAACAGATTGTCCATGGCCGTATCCCAGCGGGGCGCCGCGAACAACCGGTCGTATTGGATGAACCCTTCGATCTCGTACTTCGGCAAAAGGCGCGAACGTGTCAGCGAGACCCACGCCGTCCAGGCAATGAACCCGTACACGAAGATCAGGACGGCAAGAAACGACGGGGCGAGAACTATCCTCGGTACGTTGCGTTCCAGCCACTCGGTCATCGACATCGACCCTTACGGAAAGAGCGGTCCCGTGCCCACCAGTGGCCTGTAGCATGTTACAGGCCACTGAGTTGCAGGCACGGGACCCGAGCGCACTACATCGAGTTGGCAACGGCCTCGGCCAACATCTTTACCGCGTCAGCCGACGACATGTCCGAGTTGAAGTGTGCCGTCACCACGTCGGTGATGGCACCGGCCTGCGCGCCGCGCAGCGCCATGCCATGGGCGTAACTGGGCAAGAGCGAGCCGCCTTTCGAGCTCGCCGCCATATCCCGAGCCGACAGGTGCGCGCAACTGTCGAACTCGTCCAGTGCCACGTCCGTGCGTGCCGGGATCGAACCCTTGTTCAGGTTGAATGTCTTCTGGAAGTTCTTGCCGACGATCAACTTGGCCAGCAGCAACTGGCCGGACTTCTTGTCCTCGCCCTCCACGTTGAACATTGCAAAGCTGTCAACGTTGTACAGAAACCCGTCGCCGGGCGTCGAAGCGCAGAGAAAGTCCTTTCCCGGCACCTTGCCAGCGGCCAGGAATTCGCCCTTGGCCCAGTCTCCCATGATCTGGAAGGCGGCTTCGCCGTTTATCACCATGGCCGTAGCCAGGTTCCAGTCGCGACCCGAGAAATTCCGGTCGACGAAACCGCGCAGAGTGCGCATCTGATCGAAGACGGCAACCATCGCGTCCGAAGTCAGGGCATCCTTGTCCAATTCGACGAAGGCTTTGCGGAAGCCGTCAGCGCCCAAGACACCCAGTGCAACCGCTTCAAACACGGTGGCGTCCTGCCAGGCCTGCCCGCCGTGGGCCAGAGGGATGATGCCTGCCGCCTGCAGTTTCTTGGCTGCCGCGTTGAACTCGTCCCACGTGCCAGGCATTGCGATGCCGTTGGCCTTCAGCACCTCCGCATTGGCCCAGATCCAGTCCACTCGATGGACATTGACCGGTGCGGCACACCAGGCGCCTTCACATTTCATGTGACCGGCAATCGATGCCGGCAGCAGATCGGCCCAACCGTCAGCCTCGGCCACGGCCGAGATGTCGGCCAGCGCTCCTTCTTCATGCCACTCCTGGATGGCCGGGCCTTTCAGTTGCACCGCGGCCGGTGCGTTTCCGGACAGGACGCGGGCGCGCAGGGTCGTCATTGCAGCGTCGCCGCCGCCACCGGCTACGGGCATGTCCGTCCAGGTGCCGCCGTTGGCGGCAAATTCCTTCTGGAGCACGGCAACAGACTTGGCCTCGCCGCCCGAAGTCCACCAGTGCAGTACCTCTACCTGAGGTTCGGCAAGGGCCAAAGGTGCGCTAGCCAAGGTCATGGCCGCAACAGCCGCGAATACTGTTCTCTTCATCGACTTCATCGAGTACCTCCCATACGAATACAATTAACTTGCGAGACAACTCTGGGTCTCAAGCTTGCCGTGAAAACGTGCCTACCACAATTTCAGCACTTTGCGCATACACTCCCATGGCGACGACAAGATAAGTCTTCTGACTTGTTTCGGGGCCCGAGGTGACCTATGCAGCCGACGTACCGCCTACGCGGAGCCGGGCACAGACTGGGCAACGCGTTCCGCGCGGCTGGTGTATTCCTGCGACAGCGTCAGCGGGTTCCGGGTGTACAGGATGATGCGCGTGGTGAGCATGTCGCCGATGTTCCGGTGCGAGCAGCCGGGCGGGATCCACAGCATGTCGCCGGTGTCGAGAATGAACTCGCCCTGGGTGGTGCGCGTGCCGCGCTGGCCGGTCAATTGGAACGCCACCTCGTCCTGGTTGAAACCCCGGTGGTAGATGCGCTGGGAGTCGGCCCGGACGGTCATTTCCACCATCAGATCCTCGTTCTCGATGAGCTCGAAGTGCTGGCCGCCCGACGGCCCTTCGTCCACTTGGTCCAGCACCTCCGAGGGCTTGAGCA
This Deltaproteobacteria bacterium DNA region includes the following protein-coding sequences:
- a CDS encoding sugar ABC transporter permease, which produces MTEWLERNVPRIVLAPSFLAVLIFVYGFIAWTAWVSLTRSRLLPKYEIEGFIQYDRLFAAPRWDTAMDNLFIFGVLFIVVSMLLGLLLAILLDQKIRAEGALRTIYLYPMALSMIVTGTAWKWIMNPGLGIEALVRGWGFEAFSFDWIIDPDMAIYAIVIAAVWQASGFVMALFLAGLRSVDEEIIKAARIDGIPTWRIYSAIIIPSMAPIFLSAFIVLAHLAIKSFDLVIALTGGGPGYATDLPATYMYAMAFSRGNLGQAASSAMVMMAVVFAIVVPYLYSELRAKRD
- a CDS encoding ABC transporter substrate-binding protein; the encoded protein is MKRTVFAAVAAMTLASAPLALAEPQVEVLHWWTSGGEAKSVAVLQKEFAANGGTWTDMPVAGGGGDAAMTTLRARVLSGNAPAAVQLKGPAIQEWHEEGALADISAVAEADGWADLLPASIAGHMKCEGAWCAAPVNVHRVDWIWANAEVLKANGIAMPGTWDEFNAAAKKLQAAGIIPLAHGGQAWQDATVFEAVALGVLGADGFRKAFVELDKDALTSDAMVAVFDQMRTLRGFVDRNFSGRDWNLATAMVINGEAAFQIMGDWAKGEFLAAGKVPGKDFLCASTPGDGFLYNVDSFAMFNVEGEDKKSGQLLLAKLIVGKNFQKTFNLNKGSIPARTDVALDEFDSCAHLSARDMAASSKGGSLLPSYAHGMALRGAQAGAITDVVTAHFNSDMSSADAVKMLAEAVANSM
- a CDS encoding carbohydrate ABC transporter permease, with the protein product MTDATRSLPGAFGGRQWALRWLLFAVLGLFALFYLMPLFVMITTSLKSLEEIRAGGLVALPGRVTLEAWGTAWSSACSGIQCEGLRPYFWNSVALTVPAVAISTLLGAVNGYVIAQWKFRGANLIFSLMLFGCFIPFQVVLLPMAQMLGFMGLAGTLSGLVFVHVVYGIGFTTLFFRNYYVTIPIELVKAAKVDGAGFFRIFWSIFMPLSLPILMVTVIWQFTQIWNDFLFGVSFSQAGTQPVTVALNNIVNSTTGVKEYNVDMAAAMIAALPTLLVYALAGKYFIRGLTAGSVKG